A window from Gossypium raimondii isolate GPD5lz chromosome 7, ASM2569854v1, whole genome shotgun sequence encodes these proteins:
- the LOC105788511 gene encoding protein SWEETIE isoform X3, whose translation MNPEAQVQPRGKGPFPPPKKLEGGLQRHLALPFTKASGSRSKEIRVGLTLSWVFFLQAIHLKYLHLDIELQSYALNIMDMLRMDTYFDAHAVACVLYILRVGVTDQMTEPCQRSFTVFLGEQLQSPEASPSMKIAALRTLSYTLKTLGEVPLEFKEAFDNTVVAAVSHSYQLVRVEAALTLRTLAEVDPTCVGSLISYGVTILNALRESVSFEKGSNLQVDLNSLHGQATVLAALVSISRKLPLGYPARLPKAVLEVSKKLLTESSSDAVTAKVEQEAGWLLLSSLLSSMLKEELEDQVFDILSLWAGLFNGNPEDVIGENGDLQPRIRVWSAAIDALTSFIRCFVSSNLAVSGILLQPVMLYLNRALSYISLLAAKELLDIKPEVDIFIIRTLMGYQSLPDPMAYKSDHPQIIQLCTIPYRNASGCEESSCLMFLLDKRDACLGPWIPGRDWFEDELRAFQGGKDGLMPCVWDNELSSFPQPETINKMLVNQMLLCFGIIFAAQNSGDMLSLLGMMEQCLKAGKKQPWHAASMTNICVGLLAGLKALLALRPQSLELEILNLAQAIFKGILIEGDICASQRRASSEGLGLLARLGNDIFTARMTRSLLGELNGITDSHYAGSIALSLGCIHRSAGGMALSTLVPTTVSSITLLAKSSIPALQIWSLHGLLLTIEAAGLSFVSHVQATLGLALEILLSEENGRVDLQQGVGRLINAIVAVLGPELAPGSIFFSRCKSVVAEISSSEETATLLESVRFTQQLVLFAPHAVSVHSHVQTLLLTLSSRQPALRHLAVSTLRHLIEKDPVSVIDEQIEDNLFCMLDEETDSEIGNLIRGTIMRLLYVSCPSRPSRWISICRNMVLAMSTRATAEISSGNDSTSGPDGDSRLNFGDDDENMVSDSKHIPVQGHAFETSIVGRNRDKHLRYRTRVFAAECLSYLPEAVGTNPAHFDLSLASRKVANEQVSGDWLVLQVQELISVAYQISTIQFENMRPIGVRLLSSVVDKFETVPDPELPGHFLLEQYQAQLISAVRTALDTSSGPILLEAGLLLATKIMTSGIISGDQAAVKRIFSLLSRPLDDFKDLYYPSFAEWVSCKIKIRLLAAHASLKCYTYAFLRRHQAVVPDEYLALLPLFSRSSSILGKYWISLLKDYSCVCLHLNLKRNWNSFLDAIQSPLVSCKLQPCLEEAWPVILQALALDAVPVNVDRNGNSEAAAENMSANSLVSGYSMVELESEEYQFLWGFALLVIFQGQHPALCKQVIPLASAKAKHDGDTPAEDTTSPGLKFYEIVLPVFQFLVTQKFFSAGFLTVNICEELLLVFSYSIYMDNSWNSLAISVLSQIVHNCPEDFLEAENFACLVVELCLGCLFRVFHCASAFSPVQACWEDLLFPLFVAAKTIMRRFQPKMPKHLHSVALAFLLIGYKFIRQASTELSLSKVTDIVKCVNSSLKKLIDDAPNLGDDAIVHLRNILCTSLDELADLTKDCIEGIHLLHNKRSDLRKLLLLKLAFSIEQIVMLPKIMHEIQCLEGNKDSDPIYFSVLKFCTDCMLTILTDSNLQVQAIGLQVLKSVVLKSNNMEDNSSIVFFIGELVGGILTIIKNMLMKSMTKESVVIVGECLQVLMLLQTVSKESDCQRGFMSLFLEAIVMIFSASEDNCSQEVNDIRNTAIRLVSHLAQIPSSAGHLKDVLLLMSETHRQQLQGVIRASVTLDHSVGETKSVAPPLEIKLPVPLEMRREDNALPSATQVKLKQQSEERYSSPLATPIGTNNDDMEEDEEDEDDWDAFMSFPATKNAAETDFVVESTVKESDHGESISSALEISTDNSQQYSSSENHNSINNANAEHSEVATEILSDCSGDGGNREKILSDLAVEEVKELSAKIEEHVQRRASTETGHNEDAEGSINVAGDDEQQKESSDNKVDTDLVSDTLPHVGLSDTETEEEAEHNMDQEQH comes from the exons ATGAATCCTGAGGCGCAG GTTCAACCAAGAGGAAAAGGCCCTTTTCCTCCACCGAAGAAACTAGAAGGTGGTTTACAGAGGCATCTGGCTTTGCCTTTCACAAAAG CTAGTGGTTCTCGGTCAAAGGAGATTCGTGTTGGCCTTACCTTATCTTGGGTGTTCTTTTTACAG GCAATTCATTTGAAGTATCTACATCTAGATATTGAGCTTCAAAGTTATGCTTTGAACATTATGGACATGCTTCGTATGGATACATATTTTGATGCCCATGCAGTG GCATGTGTTCTCTATATCCTACGCGTTGGTGTAACTGATCAGATGACGGAACCTTGTCAAAGGAGCTTTACAGTCTTCCTTGGAGAGCAG CTTCAATCTCCAGAAGCCAGCCCTTCAATGAAAATTGCTGCCCTGCGTACCCTGTCATATACTTTGAAAACTCTAGGCGAG GTTCCACTTGAATTCAAGGAGGCGTTTGATAACACAGTTGTTGCAGCAGTATCTCACTCTTACCAGCTT GTACGTGTTGAGGCTGCTTTGACATTGCGTACATTGGCTGAGGTTGATCCAACTTGTGTTGGTAGTTTGATATCTTATGGAGTGACCATACTAAATGCTTTAAGGGAAAGTGTTTCCTTTGAAAAG GGAAGCAATTTGCAAGTTGATCTTAATTCTTTGCATGGGCAAGCAACAGTTTTGGCTGCTTTAGTTTCCATTTCACGAAAATTACCCCTTGGTTATCCAGCCAG ATTGCCCAAGGCAGTTCTTGAAGTTTCGAAGAAATTGCTGACAGAATCCAGTAGTGATGCTGTTACTGCCAAGGTGGAACAAGAAGCTGGGTGGTTACtcttatcatcattattatcttCCATGCTGAAGGAG GAGCTTGAGGATCAGGTATTCGATATTCTTTCCCTGTGGGCTGGTCTTTTCAATGGCAACCCTGAAGATGTAATTGGAGAAAATGGAGATCTACAGCCTAGGATTCG TGTGTGGTCTGCAGCAATTGATGCACTTACTTCATTCATTCGATGCTTCGTGTCATCCAATTTGGCAGTTAGTGGGATTTTGCTTCAGCCAGTGATGCTGTATCTCAATAG GGCTTTGTCCTATATCTCTCTGTTGGCAGCCAAAGAACTACTGGATATTAAGCCTGAAGTGGATATATTCATCATCAGAACATTAATGGGCTATCAATCCCTCCCTGATCCAATGGCCTATAAGAGTGACCATCCTCAAATTATACAATTATGTACAATTCCCTATAG AAATGCTTCTGGATGCGAGGAAAGCTCATGCTTGATGTTCCTGTTAGACAAAAGAGATGCATGTTTGGGCCCCTGGATTCCTGGAAG GGATTGGTTTGAAGATGAACTCCGTGCTTTTCAAGGTGGAAAAGATGGACTCATGCCTTGTGTATGGGATAATGAATTGTCGAGTTTTCCTCAG CCGGAGACTATAAACAAGATGTTGGTGAATCAAATGCTTCTCTGCTTTGGAATCATATTTGCTGCTCAG AATAGTGGTGATATGCTGTCACTTCTTGGAATGATGGAACAGTGCCTAAAAGCTGGGAAAAAGCAACCATGGCATGCTGCAAGCATGACCAACATATGTGTGGGGTTACTTGCTGGGTTGAAG GCTTTGCTCGCGTTACGTCCACAATCATTGGAGTTAGAGATATTGAATTTGGCTCAAGCTATTTTTAAG GGTATACTAATTGAGGGGGACATTTGTGCATCACAACGTAGGGCGTCATCAGAGGGTCTTGGTCTTTTAGCTCGCCTTGGAAATGATATCTTTACAGCCAGAATG ACTCGATCGTTACTTGGGGAGCTAAATGGTATAACAGATTCACATTATGCTGGCTCAATAGCTCTTTCCCTTGGATGTATTCATCGCAG TGCTGGAGGGATGGCACTTTCAACTTTAGTGCCTACTACTGTAAGCTCAATAACTTTGCTGGCTAAAAGTTCAATCCCCGCCTTACAGATCTGGTCGTTGCATGGACTTCTTTTGACTATAGAAGCTGCTGGCTTGTCCTTTGTATCTCATGTCCAG GCCACACTGGGCCTCGCTTTGGAGATTTTGTTGTCTGAAGAGAATGGAAGGGTTGACCTCCAACAAGGTGTGGGACGTCTTATAAATGCAATTGTTGCCGTTCTTGGTCCTGAGCTTGCCCCTGGCAGCATTTTCTTTTCACGTTGCAAG TCTGTTGTTGCAGAGATTAGTTCCTCAGAAGAAACAGCTACACTACTTGA GAGTGTTCGTTTCACACAACAGCTTGTTCTTTTTGCTCCACATGCTGTTTCAGTGCACTCCCATGTCCAAACTCTTCTGCTGACTCTATCATCAAGACAG CCTGCATTAAGGCATCTTGCAGTCTCCACTCTACGGCATCTCATTGAGAAGGACCCT GTTTCTGTCATTGATGAACAAATAGAAGATAATCTGTTTTGCATGCTAGACGAAGAAACTGATTCAGA GATAGGGAATTTAATCCGTGGCACAATCATGCGACTGCTTTATGTGTCTTGCCCTTCACGTCCTTCTCGGTGGATATCAATTTGTCGTAACATG GTCCTTGCTATGTCAACAAGAGCTACTGCTGAGATTAGTTCCGGAAATGATTCTACTAGTGGTCCAGATGGTGACTCAAGATTAAATTTTGGAGATGATGATGAAAACATGGTCTCTGACTCTAAGCACATTCCAGTTCAAGGTCATGCATTTGAAACTTCTATTGTTGGTCGCAATAGAGATAAGCACCTCAGATACCGAACCAGAGTTTTTGCTGCTGA GTGCTTGAGTTATCTGCCTGAAGCTGTGGGCACGAATCCTGCACATTTTGATCTCTCTCTAGCAAGCAGAAAAGTCGCAAATGAACAAGTCTCTGGTGATTGGCTAGTCCTCCAAGTTCAAGAGCTAATATCAGTTGCTTATCAG ATAAGTACAATTCAGTTTGAAAACATGCGGCCAATCGGTGTCCGACTTTTAAGTTCAGTTGTAGACAAG TTTGAAACAGTTCCTGATCCTGAGCTTCCAGGACACTTTCTACTAGAACAGTATCAA GCACAACTAATATCTGCTGTTCGCACTGCACTGGATACATCATCTGGCCCTATTCTTTTGGAGGCAGGTCTGTTGCTGGCTACCAAG ATAATGACAAGTGGAATAATTAGTGGTGACCAAGCTGCAGTAAAACGTATATTTTCACTATTATCTCGCCCATTGGATGACTTCAAGGACCTATATTATCCGTCATTTGCAGAATGGGTCTCATGTAAG ATCAAGATACGACTTCTAGCCGCTCACGCCTCCCTCAAGTGTTATACATACGCCTTTTTGAGGAGACACCAAGCTGTTGTTCCTGATGAGTATCTAGCATTGTTACCATTGTTCTCAAGAAGTTCAAGCATTCTGGGGAAGTACTGGATCTCGCTTTTGAAGGATTACAGTTGTGTGTGCTTGCACCTAAATCTCAAAAGAAAC TGGAACTCATTCCTTGATGCTATTCAATCACCTCTGGTCTCGTGTAAGCTGCAGCCTTGCTTGGAAGAAGCATGGCCTGTTATTTTGCAAGCACTTGCTCTGGATGCAGTTCCTGTGAATGTTGATAGGAATGGAAACTCTGAAGCTGCTGCTGAAAATATGTCAGCAAACAGCTTAGTGTCTGGGTACAGTATGGTTGAACTGGAATCCGAAGAATACCAGTTTCTGTGGGGCTTTGCTTTGCTTGTTATATTTCAGGGACAACATCCAGCCCTTTGTAAACAAGTTATACCGTTAGCCTCAGCTAAAGCAAAACATGATGGTGATACTCCTGCTGAGGATACAACTTCTCCAGGCTTGAAGTTTTATGAAATTGTTTTGCCAGTGTTCCAGTTTCTTGTAACACAGAAGTTTTTCTCAGCTGGTTTTCTTACCGTAAACATCTGTGAAGAACTGCTCCTG GTCTTCTCTTATTCCATCTACATGGATAATTCATGGAACAGTCTTGCGATATCTGTTCTATCTCAG ATTGTGCACAACTGCCCTGAAGATTTCCTTGAAGCAGAAAATTTTGCTTGCCTAGTGGTGGAACTTTGTTTGGGTTGCCTTTTTAGAGTTTTTCACTG TGCTAGTGCATTCTCACCTGTTCAAGCCTGCTGGGAAGATTTATTGTTTCCACTATTTGTTGCTGCGAAGACAATAATGAGGCGTTTTCAACCAAAA ATGCCGAAACACCTGCATTCAGTAGCATTGGCATTTCTTTTGATTGGCTACAAATTCATTAGACAAGCTTCAACTGAGTTGTCCCTATCAAAAGTTACTGATATTGTGAAGTGTGTGAATTCCTCGTTGAAGAAACTCATTGATG ATGCTCCTAATCTTGGTGATGATGCCATTGTCCACCTGAGAAATATTTTATGCACTTCTCTGGATGAACTTGCTGATTTGACCAAGGATTGCATTGAAGGCATTCATCTCCTGCATAATAAGAGATCTGACTTACGCAAACTACTGCTATTGAAGCTTGCATTCTCTATTGAACAGATAGTTATGTTGCCCAAGATAATGCATGAAATTCAATGTCTAGAAGGCAACAAAGATAGTGATCCTATCTACTTTTCGGTGCTTAAATTTTGCACTGATTGTATGCTTACTATACTGACTGACTCAAATTTACAG GTACAGGCTATTGGTTTGCAGGTGCTGAAAAGCGTGGTACTGAAAAGTAACAATATGGAAGACAACAGTTCCATCGTATTCTTTATTGGAGAGCTGGTTGGGGGCATTCTCACCATAATCAAAAACATGTTAATG AAATCCATGACTAAAGAATCAGTTGTTATTGTGGGGGAGTGCTTACAAGTCCTAATGCTCCTGCAAACAGTTTCAAAAGAGAGTGATTGCCAGAGAGGGTTCATGAGTCTCTTTTTGGAAGCTATTGTTATGATCTTCTCGGCATCAGAGGATAATTGTTCTCAG GAAGTCAATGACATAAGAAACACCGCCATCAGGCTTGTTTCTCATCTTGCACAAATTCCTTCTTCGGCTGGTCATCTCAAGGATGTGTTGTTATTGATGTCTGAGACGCATAGACAGCAACTTCAG GGGGTTATTCGTGCTTCAGTAACACTGGACCATAGTGTTGGAGAAACGAAATCTGTGGCACCGCCATTAGAGATTAAACTACCAGTTCCACTTGAAATGAGAAGAGAGGACAATGCCTTACCATCTGCTACTCAAGTGAAGCTTAAACAGCAAAGTGAAGAAAGATATTCATCTCCATTAGCCACCCCTATAGGTACCAATAATGATGacatggaagaagatgaagaggatGAAGACGATTGGGATGCCTTCATGTCTTTTCCAGCCACAAAGAATGCAGCTGAAACTGATTTTGTAGTTGAGAGTACAGTAAAAGAATCGGACCATGGTGAGTCCATCTCTTCTGCTTTGGAAATCAGTACTGATAATAGTCAGCAATATTCATCTTCAGAAAATCACAATAGTATAAATAACGCTAATGCGGAGCATTCAGAGGTTGCAACAGAAATATTATCTGATTGCTCAGGTGACGGAGGTAACAGGGAGAAGATTTTGTCTGATCTTGCAgttgaagaagtgaaagaattaTCCGCAAAGATAGAGGAGCATGTGCAAAGAAGGGCATCAACTGAAACTGGACATAATGAAGATGCTGAAGGATCAATCAATGTAGCAGGGGATGATGAGCAGCAAAAGGAGAGTTCAGATAATAAAGTCGATACTGATTTAGTATCAGATACTCTGCCTCATGTAGGGCTTTCCGATACTGAAACCGAAGAGGAAGCTGAACATAATATGGATCAGGAACAGCATTGA